A genome region from Carya illinoinensis cultivar Pawnee chromosome 2, C.illinoinensisPawnee_v1, whole genome shotgun sequence includes the following:
- the LOC122300549 gene encoding linoleate 9S-lipoxygenase 5-like isoform X2: MEKLCGKNKKKQNHKVDHSKKVKGTVVLLKKNVLDFKDVKASLLDRIHELLGKCVSLQLISSARPNPEDGLRGKLGKVAYLEKWVRTITHFRAGETVFPVTFEWDDSMGAPGALIVKNHHRSQFYLKTVTLEDVPGHGHMVFVCNSWVYPAHRYKYNRVFFSNKTYLPCQTPELLRKYREEELVNLRGNGSEELKEWDRVYDYAYYNDLGSPDKGPDYARPVLGGSKEYPYPRRGRTGRKPTKTEDRSAWRTDEEFAREMLAGVNPVIISRLEKFPPTSELDPKVYGNQNSTIREEHIEKNLKGLTVDRAIKNNRLFILDHHDALMPYLTRINSTTTKTYATRTLLLLRDDGTLKPLAIELSLPHPQGEAHGAVSMVFTPAEEGVEGSLWQLAKAYAAVNDSGYHQLISHWLNTHAVIEPFVIATNRQLSVLHPIYKLLHTHFRDTMHINALARQILINAGGVLERTVFPAKFAMEMSAFVYKNWEFTEQALPADLLKRGIAVPDSSYPHGLRLLIEDYPYAVDGLAIWSAIENWVREYCSFYYPTDDTVQDDSELQSWWMEIRNKGHGDKKDEPWWPEMHTRAELVQVCTIIIWVASALHAAVNFGQYPYAGFLPNRPTVSRRFIPEPGTSEYAELLSNPDLAFLKTITAQFQTLLGVSLIEMLSRHSTDETYLGQRDNPDWTSDAEPIAAFERFRNKLIEIENRVMEMNNDRRWKNRVGPVKVPYTLLYPNTSDYSRMGGLTGKGIPNSISI; the protein is encoded by the exons ATGGAGAAGCTCTGTGGCAAGAACAAAAAGAAGCAGAACCACAAGGTGGATCACAGCAAGAAGGTTAAAGGAACAGTAGTGTTATTGAAGAAAAACGTGTTGGACTTCAAAGATGTGAAAGCCTCATTGCTTGATCGGATTCATGAATTGTTGGGCAAGTGTGTCTCCCTGCAGCTCATCAGTTCTGCTCGTCCCAATCCAG AGGATGGATTAAGAGGGAAGCTCGGAAAggtggcatacttggagaaATGGGTTAGAacaattacccattttcgagcGGGAGAAACTGTATTCCCCGTTACATTCGAGTGGGACGACTCCATGGGTGCTCCTGGAGCTTTAATTGTAAAAAATCACCACCGCAGCCAGTTTTATCTGAAGACAGTAACCTTGGAAGATGTTCCTGGGCATGGTCATATGGTTTTCGTCTGCAATTCTTGGGTTTACCCTGCACATCGTTACAAATACAACCGTGTGTTCTTCTCAAACAAG ACCTACCTTCCATGTCAAACCCCCGAGTTGTTAAGGAAGTACAGGGAAGAAGAGCTAGTAAATCTGCGGGGCAATGGATCAGAGGAGCTCAAGGAATGGGACAGAGTTTATGATTATGCTTACTACAATGATTTGGGAAGTCCAGACAAAGGTCCAGACTATGCACGCCCTGTTCTTGGTGGATCAAAGGAGTATCCCTATCCCAGAAGAGGAAGAACTGGTCGAAAACCTACAAAAACTG AGGACAGGTCTGCTTGGAGGACAGATGAAGAGTTTGCACGAGAAATGCTTGCTGGAGTGAACCCTGTTATCATCAGCCGCCTCGaa AAATTTCCCCCAACCAGCGAGCTGGACCCTAAAGTCTATGGGAATCAAAATAGTACAATAAGAGAAGAGCACATTGAGAAGAACCTGAAAGGGCTTACCGTTGATCGA GCAATAAAAAACAACAGGCTATTCATATTAGATCATCATGATGCACTGATGCCATACCTGACTAGAATAAACTCGACAACCACAAAAACATATGCCACAAGAACGCTCCTTTTGCTGCGAGATGATGGGACATTGAAGCCGTTGGCTATCGAGTTAAGCTTGCCACATCCACAAGGGGAGGCTCATGGTGCGGTCAGCATGGTTTTCACTCCAGCAGAGGAAGGTGTTGAAGGTTCGTTGTGGCAGCTGGCCAAAGCCTATGCCGCTGTTAACGATTCTGGCTACCATCAGCTCATTAGCCACTG GTTGAACACGCATGCGGTAATAGAGCCGTTTGTGATTGCAACAAACAGACAGCTGAGTGTGCTTCACCCAATATATAAGCTTTTGCATACACATTTCCGCGACACGATGCATATAAATGCCTTGGCACGGCAGATCCTCATCAATGCTGGTGGGGTGCTTGAGAGAACAGTCTTCCCAGCCAAGTTCGCCATGGAAATGTCTGCTTTTGTATATAAGAACTGGGAGTTCACAGAACAGGCATTACCTGCTGATTTGCTCAAGAG AGGAATCGCAGTTCCAGACTCAAGCTACCCCCATGGCCTCAGACTTCTTATAGAGGATTATCCCTATGCTGTGGATGGGCTAGCGATCTGGTCAGCAATTGAGAATTGGGTTAGAGAATACTGCTCTTTTTACTATCCAACTGATGACACGGTCCAAGACGATTCTGAACTCCAATCATGGTGGATGGAGATCCGTAATAAGGGTCATGGTGACAAGAAAGATGAACCATGGTGGCCTGAGATGCATACAAGGGCAGAGCTTGTCCAAGTCTGCACCATTATAATTTGGGTGGCTTCTGCCCTCCATGCGGCTGTCAATTTTGGGCAATACCCTTATGCTGGCTTCCTTCCAAATCGACCAACGGTAAGCCGCCGCTTCATACCTGAGCCAGGCACCTCCGAGTATGCGGAGCTTCTGTCAAACCCTGACTTAGCCTTCCTGAAAACAATAACAGCCCAGTTCCAAACCCTCCTCGGTGTATCCCTGATAGAAATGTTATCCCGGCATTCAACTGATGAGACTTATCTTGGGCAGAGAGATAATCCTGATTGGACCTCAGATGCTGAACCAATAGCAGCATTTGAAAGGTTTAGAAACAAGCTGATAGAAATAGAAAACAGAGTTATGGAAATGAACAATGATAGGAGATGGAAAAACCGGGTCGGGCCAGTCAAGGTGCCTTACACCCTGCTCTATCCAAACACCTCAGATTACTCTAGAATGGGCGGCCTCACTGGAAAGGGAATTCCCAACAGCATCTCAATCTAG
- the LOC122300549 gene encoding linoleate 9S-lipoxygenase 5-like isoform X1 — protein MGAPGALIVKNHHRSQFYLKTVTLEDVPGHGHMVFVCNSWVYPAHRYKYNRVFFSNKTYLPCQTPELLRKYREEELVNLRGNGSEELKEWDRVYDYAYYNDLGSPDKGPDYARPVLGGSKEYPYPRRGRTGRKPTKTDPNSESRLPLLSLDIYVPRDERFGHVKFSDFLAYALKSLVQILLPELASLCDKTINEFDTIKDILNLYERGIKLPTGPTLSKIRECIPWELLRELVRNDGERFLKFPMPDVIKEDRSAWRTDEEFAREMLAGVNPVIISRLEKFPPTSELDPKVYGNQNSTIREEHIEKNLKGLTVDRAIKNNRLFILDHHDALMPYLTRINSTTTKTYATRTLLLLRDDGTLKPLAIELSLPHPQGEAHGAVSMVFTPAEEGVEGSLWQLAKAYAAVNDSGYHQLISHWLNTHAVIEPFVIATNRQLSVLHPIYKLLHTHFRDTMHINALARQILINAGGVLERTVFPAKFAMEMSAFVYKNWEFTEQALPADLLKRGIAVPDSSYPHGLRLLIEDYPYAVDGLAIWSAIENWVREYCSFYYPTDDTVQDDSELQSWWMEIRNKGHGDKKDEPWWPEMHTRAELVQVCTIIIWVASALHAAVNFGQYPYAGFLPNRPTVSRRFIPEPGTSEYAELLSNPDLAFLKTITAQFQTLLGVSLIEMLSRHSTDETYLGQRDNPDWTSDAEPIAAFERFRNKLIEIENRVMEMNNDRRWKNRVGPVKVPYTLLYPNTSDYSRMGGLTGKGIPNSISI, from the exons ATGGGTGCTCCTGGAGCTTTAATTGTAAAAAATCACCACCGCAGCCAGTTTTATCTGAAGACAGTAACCTTGGAAGATGTTCCTGGGCATGGTCATATGGTTTTCGTCTGCAATTCTTGGGTTTACCCTGCACATCGTTACAAATACAACCGTGTGTTCTTCTCAAACAAG ACCTACCTTCCATGTCAAACCCCCGAGTTGTTAAGGAAGTACAGGGAAGAAGAGCTAGTAAATCTGCGGGGCAATGGATCAGAGGAGCTCAAGGAATGGGACAGAGTTTATGATTATGCTTACTACAATGATTTGGGAAGTCCAGACAAAGGTCCAGACTATGCACGCCCTGTTCTTGGTGGATCAAAGGAGTATCCCTATCCCAGAAGAGGAAGAACTGGTCGAAAACCTACAAAAACTG ACCCCAATTCTGAGAGCAGATTGCCACTTCTAAGCCTCGACATTTATGTTCCAAGAGATGAGCGGTTTGGCCATGTGAAGTTCTCGGATTTTCTTGCCTATGCTCTGAAGTCCCTAGTTCAGATATTGCTCCCAGAGCTGGCATCTTTATGTGATAAAACTATTAATGAGTTTGACACCATTAAAGATATACTTAATCTCTATGAACGGGGTATTAAGCTACCAACTGGACCTACACTTAGTAAAATTAGAGAGTGCATTCCTTGGGAGCTTTTGAGGGAACTCGTTCGTAATGATGGCGAACGATTCCTCAAATTTCCAATGCCTGATGTGATCAAGG AGGACAGGTCTGCTTGGAGGACAGATGAAGAGTTTGCACGAGAAATGCTTGCTGGAGTGAACCCTGTTATCATCAGCCGCCTCGaa AAATTTCCCCCAACCAGCGAGCTGGACCCTAAAGTCTATGGGAATCAAAATAGTACAATAAGAGAAGAGCACATTGAGAAGAACCTGAAAGGGCTTACCGTTGATCGA GCAATAAAAAACAACAGGCTATTCATATTAGATCATCATGATGCACTGATGCCATACCTGACTAGAATAAACTCGACAACCACAAAAACATATGCCACAAGAACGCTCCTTTTGCTGCGAGATGATGGGACATTGAAGCCGTTGGCTATCGAGTTAAGCTTGCCACATCCACAAGGGGAGGCTCATGGTGCGGTCAGCATGGTTTTCACTCCAGCAGAGGAAGGTGTTGAAGGTTCGTTGTGGCAGCTGGCCAAAGCCTATGCCGCTGTTAACGATTCTGGCTACCATCAGCTCATTAGCCACTG GTTGAACACGCATGCGGTAATAGAGCCGTTTGTGATTGCAACAAACAGACAGCTGAGTGTGCTTCACCCAATATATAAGCTTTTGCATACACATTTCCGCGACACGATGCATATAAATGCCTTGGCACGGCAGATCCTCATCAATGCTGGTGGGGTGCTTGAGAGAACAGTCTTCCCAGCCAAGTTCGCCATGGAAATGTCTGCTTTTGTATATAAGAACTGGGAGTTCACAGAACAGGCATTACCTGCTGATTTGCTCAAGAG AGGAATCGCAGTTCCAGACTCAAGCTACCCCCATGGCCTCAGACTTCTTATAGAGGATTATCCCTATGCTGTGGATGGGCTAGCGATCTGGTCAGCAATTGAGAATTGGGTTAGAGAATACTGCTCTTTTTACTATCCAACTGATGACACGGTCCAAGACGATTCTGAACTCCAATCATGGTGGATGGAGATCCGTAATAAGGGTCATGGTGACAAGAAAGATGAACCATGGTGGCCTGAGATGCATACAAGGGCAGAGCTTGTCCAAGTCTGCACCATTATAATTTGGGTGGCTTCTGCCCTCCATGCGGCTGTCAATTTTGGGCAATACCCTTATGCTGGCTTCCTTCCAAATCGACCAACGGTAAGCCGCCGCTTCATACCTGAGCCAGGCACCTCCGAGTATGCGGAGCTTCTGTCAAACCCTGACTTAGCCTTCCTGAAAACAATAACAGCCCAGTTCCAAACCCTCCTCGGTGTATCCCTGATAGAAATGTTATCCCGGCATTCAACTGATGAGACTTATCTTGGGCAGAGAGATAATCCTGATTGGACCTCAGATGCTGAACCAATAGCAGCATTTGAAAGGTTTAGAAACAAGCTGATAGAAATAGAAAACAGAGTTATGGAAATGAACAATGATAGGAGATGGAAAAACCGGGTCGGGCCAGTCAAGGTGCCTTACACCCTGCTCTATCCAAACACCTCAGATTACTCTAGAATGGGCGGCCTCACTGGAAAGGGAATTCCCAACAGCATCTCAATCTAG